The genome window CTCCCTAAACGGGGACTGAAACTCGGCGAGGCATCCCTTGAGGAGATGGACAAGCTCTGGGAAGAAATCAAAAAAGAGGAGCGCGACAAGCCGAATCAAAAAAACTGATACATCATTGTAGCATACGATGTTTCGGGCATTCCCCATTTTTCCGGTGTTCGCCTTCGAGTCTTCCCGCTGTGACGCGGCGCAGAGCATAGTGAGCGGAGAAATTTTTCAATCTTACGGATTTGAAAGCGAAATAGAGTGACTGCACAAGAAAATTATTGCGCATTATTAGCATTTTCGATATATTATTGATTGCAAATGCTATGAACCCTCAACTGTCAGAGGTGGCTATATGAATATTCCGAATGTGCAGAACCAGAATAACACTGTCACGAACAATACCGCGCAGACAGATATGCGACAGGCTCGGCAGACTGCCCAGAACACACCGCAGAACCAGGCAAATACGGGTACGAATACCGATACCTACACACGGTCTCCCATGGTGGAAAGACTCAAAAAACTCAATGACAGGAAGCAGAACCTCCAGCAGGAGCTGACCACTCTGCAACAGCAGAATCCCGTCGAAACAGGCCGTGAGCGCACCACAACTGTCGTCCGCGAACTCAACGGCATCGAGCGTGATATACAGAACCTTACAAACAAACAACCGGACAATACCGAACGCAGACAGATGGAGGCGATTCAGCAGTATACCGAACAGAACCAGACAATTACCCGCAATCAGAACAATCCGAACAATAATGTAAAAAATGCCATGGGCCTCCTGGGCTGATTATCATATACACGCCATCCTGACATGATCGTGCAGTCAAGGTGGTAAGAGTTTCCGTTGATGAGCTTGAAAACCCGGAACAGGGAATTTAACAATATCCCCTGTTCCGGGTTTTTTATTGAAAATTTCAATCTGCCCGCAGTCCCTGTATACTTAATCCCTCCGATAAATTATTCCGGAAAAAAACAGATGTAACTCACTGAGTTGCCCGACAGCATGTTTTTCCCTATATTGAAACAGAACTATCGTTTATGAGATGACTGTCACAGATAAACTCCTGCGAGGTATACCTGTTCTTCTCTATCGTAATCGCCCTCGTGCTCGTTTCGTTCCTGGCATATGTCGTTAAAGCAACGACCGGTTTCGGGACAGCCATTATCATCGTTTCGATCGGCTCGCTTCTGATCGGCACATACGAGGCGGTAATCCTTACCGCCCTGATCGATACGGCTGGCGGAACGATACTGTATATACGCGATCCGGTGAAAGACAACCGATCATACTGGATTCCGCTTGCGGTCGCCATGATAATCGGGTCCGTTGCCGGCGCTCTCATTCTCAAAGCGATACCTGTGCGACGGTTCGATATCCTGCTCGGTGTGGTAATCGCCGTGCTCGGATTCTGGTTTATCCTCGGCCGCGGCGCCGATGGAGAATCATGCCTTGAACAGGAACTCCCGTCACAGTGCAGCGGCAGCGATCTGGCGGTATCCGCGTTTTCCGGGCTGTGTGGAGGTCTATTCGCCGTGGGGGGACC of bacterium contains these proteins:
- a CDS encoding sulfite exporter TauE/SafE family protein: MLVSFLAYVVKATTGFGTAIIIVSIGSLLIGTYEAVILTALIDTAGGTILYIRDPVKDNRSYWIPLAVAMIIGSVAGALILKAIPVRRFDILLGVVIAVLGFWFILGRGADGESCLEQELPSQCSGSDLAVSAFSGLCGGLFAVGGPPIVYWLGRRFAKHAFRRALIVVFFLATIARVITYGASGLLNVKLAVYALYSLPGVVLGIVLGNRIFIALSERWFSRVVGVLLIIVSLKLLFLR